One Oryza glaberrima chromosome 10, OglaRS2, whole genome shotgun sequence DNA segment encodes these proteins:
- the LOC127753091 gene encoding vesicle-associated protein 2-1-like isoform X2, translated as MGGSGTLISIYPEDLTFLFELDKRCYCNLKVVNNSEHHAAFKVKTTSPRKYFVRPNASIIQPWDSCTITITLQAQKEYPPDMQCKDKFLIQSTKVAASTDMDEIPPNTFNKEVDKVIEEMKLKVVYTVPSGSSDDSGITSLGSRSFKLGSDDLTMLKNASIEEIQTIQRLKDERDTTLQQNQQMQRELDVIRRRRSRKSDAGFSLTFAAFAGLIGVLIGLLMSLIFPPPQAAA; from the exons ATGGGCGGCAGCGGAACGCTGATCTCCATTTACCCTGAGGATCTCACTTTCCTAT TTGAGCTGGATAAGCGGTGCTATTGCAATCTCAAGGTGGTGAACAACAGCGAGCATCATGCTGCATTCAAG GTCAAGACGACATCACCGAGGAAGTATTTTGTCCGGCCGAACGCGAGCATTATCCAGCCATGGGATTCTTGCACAATAACAA TTACGCTCCAGGCGCAGAAAGAGTACCCACCAGATATGCAATGCAAGGATAAATTCTTGATCCAGAGCACCAAGGTAGCTGCCAGTACTGACATGGACGAGATCCCCCCTAACACG TTCAACAAGGAAGTCGATAAGGTGattgaggaaatgaagcttaAGGTTGTTTATACAGTTCCCAGTGGAAGTTCTGACGACTCTGGTATTACATCTTTAGGCAGCAGGAGCTTCAAATTGGGGTCTGACGATCTCACG ATGCTGAAGAATGCAAGCATTGAAGAG ATACAGACAATACAACGCCTAAAAGACGAACGAGACACCACCCTGCAGCAAAATCAGCAAATGCAACGTGAATTG gatGTGATCAGGAGGCGTAGAAGCCGCAAAAGCGATGCGGGTTTCTCCTTAACGTTTGCTGCTTTTGCTGGGCTCATAGGTGTCCTGATTGGGCTCTTGATGAGCCTCATCTTCCCTCCCCCACAGGCTGCTGCTTAA
- the LOC127753091 gene encoding vesicle-associated protein 2-1-like isoform X3, translated as MGGSGTLISIYPEDLTFLFELDKRCYCNLKVVNNSEHHAAFKVKTTSPRKYFVRPNASIVQPWDSCTITITLQAQKEYPPDMQCKDKFLIQSTKVAASTDMDEIPPNTFNKEVDKVIEEMKLKVVYTVPSGSSDDSGITSLGSRSFKLGSDDLTMLKNASIEEIQTIQRLKDERDTTLQQNQQMQRELDVIRRRRSRKSDAGFSLTFAAFAGLIGVLIGLLMSLIFPPPQAAA; from the exons ATGGGCGGCAGCGGAACGCTGATCTCCATTTACCCTGAGGATCTCACTTTCCTAT TTGAGCTGGATAAGCGGTGCTATTGCAATCTCAAGGTGGTGAACAACAGCGAGCATCATGCTGCATTCAAG gtcaAGACGACATCACCGAGGAAGTATTTCGTCCGGCCGAACGCGAGCATCGTCCAGCCATGGGATTCTTGCACAATAACAA TTACGCTCCAGGCGCAGAAAGAGTACCCACCAGATATGCAATGCAAGGATAAATTCTTGATCCAGAGCACCAAGGTAGCTGCCAGTACTGACATGGACGAGATCCCCCCTAACACG TTCAACAAGGAAGTCGATAAGGTGattgaggaaatgaagcttaAGGTTGTTTATACAGTTCCCAGTGGAAGTTCTGACGACTCTGGTATTACATCTTTAGGCAGCAGGAGCTTCAAATTGGGGTCTGACGATCTCACG ATGCTGAAGAATGCAAGCATTGAAGAG ATACAGACAATACAACGCCTAAAAGACGAACGAGACACCACCCTGCAGCAAAATCAGCAAATGCAACGTGAATTG gatGTGATCAGGAGGCGTAGAAGCCGCAAAAGCGATGCGGGTTTCTCCTTAACGTTTGCTGCTTTTGCTGGGCTCATAGGTGTCCTGATTGGGCTCTTGATGAGCCTCATCTTCCCTCCCCCACAGGCTGCTGCTTAA
- the LOC127753091 gene encoding vesicle-associated protein 2-1-like isoform X1: MGASGTLISIYPEDLTFLFELDKPCYCNLKVVNNSEHHVAFKVKTTSPRKYFVRPNASIVQPWDSCTITITLQAQKEYPPDMQCKDKFLIQSTKVAASTDMDEIPPNTFNKEVDKVIEEMKLKVVYTVPSGSSDDSGITSLGSRSFKLGSDDLTMLKNASIEEIQTIQRLKDERDTTLQQNQQMQRELDVIRRRRSRKSDAGFSLTFAAFAGLIGVLIGLLMSLIFPPPQAAA; encoded by the exons ATGGGTGCCAGCGGAACGCTGATCTCCATTTACCCAGAGGATCTCACTTTCCTAT TTGAGCTAGATAAGCCATGCTATTGCAATCTCAAGGTGGTGAACAACAGCGAGCATCATGTTGCATTTAAG gtcaAGACGACATCACCGAGGAAGTATTTCGTCCGGCCGAACGCGAGCATCGTCCAGCCATGGGATTCTTGCACAATAACAA TTACGCTCCAGGCGCAGAAAGAGTACCCACCAGATATGCAATGCAAGGATAAATTCTTGATCCAGAGCACCAAGGTAGCTGCCAGTACTGACATGGACGAGATCCCCCCTAACACG TTCAACAAGGAAGTCGATAAGGTGattgaggaaatgaagcttaAGGTTGTTTATACAGTTCCCAGTGGAAGTTCTGACGACTCTGGTATTACATCTTTAGGCAGCAGGAGCTTCAAATTGGGGTCTGACGATCTCACG ATGCTGAAGAATGCAAGCATTGAAGAG ATACAGACAATACAACGCCTAAAAGACGAACGAGACACCACCCTGCAGCAAAATCAGCAAATGCAACGTGAATTG gatGTGATCAGGAGGCGTAGAAGCCGCAAAAGCGATGCGGGTTTCTCCTTAACGTTTGCTGCTTTTGCTGGGCTCATAGGTGTCCTGATTGGGCTCTTGATGAGCCTCATCTTCCCTCCCCCACAGGCTGCTGCTTAA
- the LOC127753091 gene encoding vesicle-associated protein 2-1-like isoform X4 — MGGSGTLISIYPEDLTFLFELDKRCYCNLKVVNNSEHHAAFKVKTTSPRKYFVRPNASIIQPWDSCTITITLQAQKECPPNMQCKDKFLIQSTKLVATSTDMDEIPPNTFNKEVDKVIEEMKLKVVYTVPSGSFDDSSITSLGSMSFKLGSDDLTMLRNASIEEVGPPHLRTLCCSWLPPCRWYRKGKKEVVA; from the exons ATGGGCGGCAGCGGAACGCTGATCTCCATTTACCCTGAGGATCTCACTTTCCTAT TTGAGCTGGATAAGCGGTGCTATTGCAATCTCAAGGTGGTGAACAACAGCGAGCATCATGCTGCATTCAAG GTCAAGACGACATCACCGAGGAAGTATTTTGTCCGGCCGAACGCGAGCATTATCCAGCCATGGGATTCTTGCACAATAACAA TTACGCTCCAGGCACAGAAAGAGTGCCCACCAAATATGCAATGCAAGGATAAATTCTTGATCCAGAGCACCAAGCTAGTAGCTACCAGTACTGACATGGATGAGATTCCCCCTAATACT TTCAACAAGGAAGTCGATAAGGTGattgaggaaatgaagcttaAGGTTGTTTATACAGTTCCCAGTGGAAGTTTTGATGATTCTAGTATTACATCTTTAGGAAGCATGAGCTTCAAATTGGGGTCTGACGATCTCACG ATGTTGAGGAATGCAAGCATTGAAGAG GTGGGGCCCCCGCACCTTCGCACTCTCTGTTGTTCGTGGTTGCCGCCGTGCCGCTGGTAtcgaaaggggaaaaaagaagtgGTGGCTTGA